One window of Psychrobacillus sp. FSL H8-0483 genomic DNA carries:
- a CDS encoding YneF family protein: MDTWIWIIIVVVALIAGAALGFFAARQYMMKYLKENPPINEQMLRMMMAQMGRKPSEKQVKQMMNQMNKMQK; this comes from the coding sequence ATGGATACATGGATTTGGATTATAATTGTAGTAGTTGCGTTAATCGCTGGTGCAGCACTTGGATTTTTTGCAGCACGTCAATATATGATGAAATATTTGAAAGAAAATCCACCAATCAATGAACAAATGCTTCGTATGATGATGGCTCAAATGGGTCGTAAGCCTTCTGAAAAACAAGTAAAACAAATGATGAATCAAATGAATAAAATGCAAAAATAA